The Lolium rigidum isolate FL_2022 chromosome 1, APGP_CSIRO_Lrig_0.1, whole genome shotgun sequence region ACCGAGAGCGATATCAGAGACTTGTTGGTCGTTTGATCTATTTATCACATCCTCGTCCTGATATAGCTTTTGCAGTAAGCGTGGTGAGCCAGTTTATGCACAATCCTATAACTCACCACATGGATGCAGTAAATCGAATCATTCGGTATTTAAAGGGGTGCCCAGGTCGAGGTTTATTGTATAAGTCAAGTGGCAACTTACAAATAGAATGTTAtactgatgctgattgggctggttCATTAGATGATAGAAGGTCCACATCAGGATACTGTATGTTTGTTGGAGGAAACATAGTTACTTGGCGTAGTAAGAAACAAAATGTTGTTGCAAGGTCCACTGCATAAGCGGAATTTAGAGCTATGGCTCATGGAGTATGTGAAGTCTTATGGCTAAAAATCTTACTGACGGAGTTGGGTCTATTCCAGAAAAAACCATTGATGATGTATTGTGATAATAAGGCTGCACTAGATATAGcacataacccggttcaacatgatAGAACAAAGCACATAGAAATTGACCGGCACTTTATCAAAGAGAAACTTGATCAGGGAATAATATGTATGCCTTATGTGAGCTCTTCAAACCAAATAGCAGATATTATGACCAAAGGTCTAGCTGGAAAAGTGTTTTCTAGGTTATGTAGCAAGATGGGGTTATATGATGTGTTtgccccatcttgagggggagtgttgagtATAAAATTTGTAATTTATATTTTGTGTGATTATGTACTAAAGTGTAAATAGTAAATGGTAGGAGGACAAGAGTGTAAAAAATAATATAGAGATAAGGCAAGGAAGAGACGGAGCTCTGGTAGAGTCTCCAGTTCTCGGTTTTAGTCTGAACCCGTGCGTGTGAACTCCTCCTCAAAATCCTATCTGATTTACATCTAAATTCGAGTGTTTTTGTGAGGGATTTCAACAGAGCACATAATATGAACATTCATATTGTCATACAAGAATAAGAACACACAGTACCAACATATATACTGTCAATCCATGTTCAATATAATATCTCACTATGTCTCACGGAGCAAACCGGAGACGAAAATTATGACACTCTCAGTTTGTAGTAATTTGATTCAGCAAAACGGAGACGAAAATTTTGACACTCTCAGTTTGTATACTGTCAAAATCATCACCATATTTCCACTTTGAACATCATCACTGAGCAGCATCACCTTCAGTTGAACCCAAACGACTGAGATGGTACAACATCAGTGATCAGCATCACCTTCAGTATTCAGCATTGTGCATTGAGAGAAGTAGTAATTTGATTCAGCAAAAAGGAGATGAAAATTGTACTACAAAAAGCACGATTTAGCCAAGTAAACAGAGGTAATAGCAGATAGGCTAACGACAGAATTGATTTCAGCAGCAATTCACCATGTGCACATTAAATTCTACTGTATGATATGTAAAAAACTCGTGAATTTTGCCTAAACTGTGATCATGGATGTGCATAAGCAAAGCCCAAGTTAACAAAGCAAAAAACTTCCTCCAGCATTCCCCGAAACGAGACTACAGGAAACCACAAAAACAACTGTGCCACCATGAAACGACTCTGAAGTGTCACATATGTGTATCACAACTAAAACAAGGTGGTATTTACTGTTTAGGTGCTTTGTGTACGGAATTAGCTAGGAGATCTTTAACCATGGTTCAAAAAAATTGCAGTGAAACTTAACCATGAAAAATAACAATAGTTCATAAATTTATATCACTAAATCCACTGCAAATGTCAATAAGAAGGTCTGTGTCAACTATCAAGCTATGATGATTTACATATATCACAAGAACATGCTGAGACTTAAAGAGAACATCAATGGTCGATTTTGGTCTGTACATCAACGTACCTGGAACTGGCCACTTTTGGAATTCAAAAGAGAATTATATTTACAATAATTAACTTTCTTTCTTCTCATCATACTCATCTTCTTCAATCAGCAAGTCTTCTTCATCACTCATGTAGTCATCTTAGAAACTAACATAGTCGTCTTCCGCTCACATAGTCGTCTTCCTCGCTCACATAGTCCTCTCCATCATCATTGATATCCTCATCTAAGTCACTAAAAAATGTTCATTCAAAGGAACACAGGGCACATAAGTTGAGATGCTCAATAAGAATTATCAGCTAATGTATAGTTTGTGAAAAACCAGAAAGGAAGAAATGGGCATTACATACTATGAGCAAATTGCACCTGTCAAAGAGATATTATCAACACAGATGCATATACTGTCAGGTGAGTTTCTACCATGCTGATACTGTCAGGTGAGTTTCAGTTTCAGAGTTATCCATGTCAATGAGAAATGAGAGCTTCAGAGTTGCAAACTAAAACACTAGTAGATGCTCACCGAATTAGTACTGTACTAACAGATATGCGCTTTTACCATAGTGCAACTTTAGCATCTGCAATGCAATTTCCTCAAATTTATTTTATGTGCATTGAAGGATCCCTCAAATAAATTCTAATATGTAGATGGTTGAATATTATGGGCAGCTGTCAATTCTGAAAACAAATATGCTGGTGGACCTCAAACATAAACTTGTGAGTGTTTAATTGGACCTCAAACATAAACAAATATGTTTGAGTTTCGGATCGACTGGTCATTCCTGTTTCAGAAATGGATGTACTACTATACTGGACTATCAAATAATAGAGAATGAATGATTTCAGTATTGGATCTACTCCTTACCACCGTACTGATTGATTCTGTTTCAGCAATGAAATATTCTGAGTTGGATTAAGTCTTCAATCCGAATTTatctcttcagcctttgatgattCTGGGCAAATTTTAGCAAGCAAGTAGGCCTTTTGTCTCTGAAGAGACGGAATTGAGGTAACTTGCTCTACTATGTTCATTGTCGATTGCTCAAAGCCTCAAAGGTGACAAAGTGAACACATAAATTCAGATAAATTTGAAGGGTCCCTCAAATAAACATCCATGGCAGTTATCTACATTATTTACCCTGACtagatatgcttgcctgtgaaaccCCTAGAGCTGCATTCAGTTGGTGAATAACACCAACAGGTTCAGACTGTATGCATTCAGTTGGATTCAGTACGTATGAAGAACTAGCCTGTGCGGGAATCCAAAGAGGAGGCGAGCAGCGATGCCTTCGCAACTGAGAAACCGTACGGGGTGGGAGAAAGAAGATGACGTGGCAGCAGGAGAAaacaggaaaatatggtagtgggggtctcctatttagagataaaagatttTCTCATGTATCTTTTTAATCTGTATGCTTGAACTCGTACACAAGTTACTATTGAATCACCAACCCATGACACATTTTCTCGATTACTTTCACACATCAACGGGACCCACCTACCTTGGTTACTTTCCAAAGTGTATGTGGTAGTATATCCACACAAGAGGCATAACATATGCCAAAGCCATGCAAGACTCACGGATACGGATACTAGGGCACGATCACACGCCTATACACAACCGTACTCGATCGTGTGAGGACTTTAGGTGTAGTACTATAAGGTGCTGACAGATAGGTAGGCCTTGCAGATGGATCATGGGGCGGCGATGGGGACGCTGCGGAGAACTACGGTCTCCACAGTGATGCCAGGGCCAAAGCCAAAGAGCACGCCCCATTCCAGGCCCTCGCCGGTGGTGGCTTGGCCGTCCTCGGCAGATTTCTTACGCATCTCGTcgaggatgaagaggacgcaCGCGCTGGACATGTTGCCGTACTCGGATAGGATGTGCCTGGTGGCGCGCATCCGCTTTTTGTCCAGCTTGGCCTCGGCCTCCACCATGTCTAGGATCGCTGGCCCACCAGGGTGAGCTACCCAGAAGATGGAGTTCCAATCGTCGATGCCCAACGGCTCGAAGGCATTCTCCAGTGCAAGCTTGATGTTCTTGGAGATGGCCATGGGCACGCCcctgtggaggtggaaggtgagtcCCGCCTCCCGGAGGTGGCCTCCAACGTAGCCCTCCGTGTCCGGCAATATGGTTTGGCTTGCCGACACCAGCTCGAACAGCGGCCTCTCCGTGGCATGGTCGGGGTCTGCCCCGATGATCACCGCGGCCGCGCCGTCTCCGAAGATTGCCTGGCCAACCAGCCAGTCCATTTCGGTGTCTGAGGGGCCATGGAAGGTCTGCGCGGTGATCTCAGAGCAGACCACTAGCACCCGAGCGCCGCGGTTATTCTCTGCGAGGTCCTTGGCCACGCGAAGCACCGTCCCGCCGGCGAAGCAGCCCTGCTGGTACAACATCACACGCCTCACCGACAGGCTGAGGCCCAGCATCTTGATTAGCTGGTAATCGGCGCCCGGCAAGTCCACGCCCGAGGTGGAGCAGAACACCAGGTGCGTGATCTTGGACAGTGGATGGCCCCACTCTTTTAGCGCCTTCAGCGCTGCTGCCTTCCCCAGCTTCGGGATCTCGGCCACCGTGATGTCCTGGCGCACGTCCAGCGATGGCGCCATATACGTGCCAATGCTGGGGTGTTCCTCAAAGATCTCCTCCGTCAAGGTCATATACCTCTTCCGGATCATAGATTTGTCACCTGCAACACCGTCACCGTCCAGACAATAATCCAAGAATGTCAGTGCCATCTAGTATAGTATGTTAGCAAGTTCATTTCAATGGCATCTAACGATGCCTGCCGAGTCCTAATTAATGTGTTTTGAATCTTCTTTTCTCGATCTCAATGTAATTAAGTACGTATTCAGTCACAAGTCGGGTCGGGACTCGGGACCCATACTAGCTCATGCATTCCGGGTACATCatcctccatttcaaaaaaagaaaTGCACGCATAATCCGTATATATGTACTTACACATTTTCTTGAACTTTTCTTTGAGATGGCTGACGTGATCGCTCTTGGTGACGCGAAAATAGTATTCCGCGTACCCCTCCTGGTACACGCAGTTCTGCGGTGTTGCCGTACCGATGGCCATCACCGTCGCCAGGCCCTCCACCCGCTGCGCCTTCCTCACCTCTTCCACACTCAcagccgccatctccaccaccgacggaCCTCACTTGCTAGCGAGTGTATGTGTAATGCGTTAGCTGGGAAGCTCCGCTAGTTTCTGCTGCAGCTGCTCTGATGCAATGAATGTGTTAGCACACATGGTATATATAGGCTCGCTGCAAGGCCGGGTTAACGTATTTTTCTATGTGTCCTACAACAACTCCACCACTAGGCCGTTGCTGCTTGTGGGGGAAGACTAAGAGCATCTCGTGGGGAGGTCCTTTGATATTATCCTATTTTGACCATTTCTCTGACTAGCATAGTGTACCCGGCCTTGCCTTGTTATCGAGACAACATCATTGACGAAAATTTCTTACGCAGCATAGAAGAAAGTTTTTCTTTCTGAGAAATGACGGGGACCCCACCACTTGTGATATTAACTCGAAAGGGCCCTAGTAGAGCGGGgaagacttgtataggatctatCAATTGGGTGAGATCATAGGATCAACTCACATAAAACATATTTTTATCAtgtgaaaaaatctgaaaataatatacAACATACCTatggattgtatctacaagtccaAAAAAATTCAGCTCAAAATTTGCTCTACActtgaagaaacaaaaaagacaaatccaactatgaatagtgtcagatctgaTTGAATAGTAGTTTACACTATTCACacctaaatttgtcttttttggttCTCTAAGTATATGTCGAATTTGAAGCTGCAAATTTTTAGTCTTGCATATGTAACATAGTTGTGCGTTGTCATTTTTTTCTATAatatttgaacatgttttgtctctTCAAAAAAATTGATCTCATAGATCCTACCTAAAAGCTGATCCTACCCAAGTCTTCCCCAGAGTAGAGCCACGTTCTGTTACAACAAATGATAGAAATACACTTGGGTTCACATAGGGAGAGAGAACAAAAAAGAAGCACAATAGCTCTACAGGTGCACCACCATAATTGATACCTCTCGATGTTAGCTGTCATGGATTGCTCTGTCAGTAGAGCCAAACGAAAGTCTCCCGGTTCCTGCGCTGCGCAGCTTGGCGTCAACTCGTATCGGCGATTTGGGAGATATGTGCGTGCGAGGCACGACTAAGAGGTGGGGTCGGCGAATGGAAAATCGTGTGGAGAGAAACGCATCTTTACTGATGATCATATGGGGCTACATGGCGATTCATGTGTAAAACCGGCGAAGGAGGTTGATGTTCCACGGGCGCTCAACTTCTCGGGTGAGCGGGTTGCCGCCATCGCCCTTGCGCACGTCGGTGAGGTAGTACGCGTCCTTGCCGAGCACGTGGCTGATGGCGAATGGGCCCTCCCATGGGGAGATAGCTTGTGCATGCCCTATTTTTGTCCTGGATTAACCTGAGGACGAGGTCGCATTCTTGGAAGGAGAGACTGCGCCACACGGCGACTGTGGTATCGCCGGAGGCcttgctggtatatggctgttctGGAGAGGGTGAGTTCTCGGTCCTCATCGGCCAGATCGATTCCATCCTGACGGGCGAGCTCGTTTTCTTCCTCCGAATAGTTCACGACACGTGGCGAGTCGTGGTCGATGTCCGTGGGCATGATAGTTTCTGCCCCGTAGACCAAGAAGGAAGGTGTGTAACCCGTCGACCTGGTGGGCGTTGTGCGAATGCCCCAGAGGACGGAGGAAAGCTCCTCCGCCCAGCATCCGGTAGCTCGTTCCAAGGGCACTTGCAGTCGTGGCTTGAGGCCGTGGAGGATGCTTTGATTGGATCTCTCTGCTTGACCATTCGACTCGGGATGCGCGACTGaggcgaggtcgagtcggatcCCGTTGTCCTCAAAGAACTCCGTCATTTCTCCCTTGGCAAAATTGGTGCCACTGTTGGTGATGATGTTGTGTGGGTACCCGTAGCGGTATATCAGTTCCCGCGAGAACTTTGTCGCTGTTTTGCCATCACATTTGTTGATGGGCTTCGCttacacccacttggtgaatttgccgACGGCGACGAGTAGGTGTGTGTAGCCGCCGGGGGAGGTCTTGAATTAGCCcaccatatccatgccccaaccggcAAATGGCCAGGTAAGGGGGATGATCTTGAGTGCAGAGCCTGGCATGTGCGACTGACTCGTGTATTTCTGGCACCCAGCGCATGCACGGACGAGTTCGACTGCGTCGGTATGAGCGGTGGGCCAGTAGAAGCCGTGCCTAAAAGCTTTGTCAACTATTGAGTGAGAGCCTGCATGGTGGCCACAGTCGCCCGCGTGGATGTCGCGCAGGATCTGGCGACCTTCCTCTAGAGTGACGCAACGCTGGAAGACTCCGGAGACGCTGCGCTTGTCATTATTGATGATGGTGAAGGACTTGTAGTGGCACATGATCATGCGTGCTTCTATTTCGTCCATGGGCAGTGTTTGCCGCTCGAGGTAGCTCATGTACGGTTCCGTCCGGTCCCCAGCATCCGAGGCGACTGTGACTAACACAGAGTCGGGGGCTGGTGGTTCAGCGATGTCGATCTCGCGGGGCGGTCACACTTACGGGCGAGTGAGAATGTCGAGGAAGATGCCCAGTGGTGGTGGTTGCCACTTGGAGCCGAGTCTGGAGAGGGCGTCGGCTTCCTCATTCTTGCGCATGTCGACCCACTCGATGACGTACCCGGCGAAGCTGGTGCCAGCCTGATTGACCGCCCGCTTctaggcgatcatgttggcgtTGCAGGTTCCCGAAATCTGGTTGGCGACCAGGTCAGAGTCGCCGAAGCAGTGGAGGCGCGATGCACCCATTTCCTTGGCGATTCACATGACGTGGAGGAGTTCCTCGTATTCGGCCACGTTGTTGGTGCATGCCTCAAATTGGAATTGCAGGACATACCTCATGGTGTCTCCTTTCGAGGATATGAGGACGATGCCTGCTCCGGCGCCTTCGAGGTTCTTGGAGCCGTCAAAGTAGAGAGTCCAGTGTTTGCTGTCCACCGGGGAGGTTGGCTGCTGATGTTcctcccagtcgacgaagaagtctgcCAGCGCCTGGGATTTGACCGCACGGCGAGGCTCataggtgatgttgtggacgccgagtttGACTGCCCACTTGGAAAGTCGCCCAGTCGCATCTCGGTTGAGGATGATGTCGGACAGTGGGGTTGACGCGacgaccttgatggggtgctcgtggaagtaagAGGCCAACCACCGCTGGGCCTTGAACACGGAGTAGACTAGCTTCTGATAGTGTGGGTAGCGTTGCTTCGACTCGGTGAGAGCTTCGCTGATGTAGTACACCGGGCACTACACGAGTTGCTCCTTGCCGTCTTCCTTGCTCTCGACCACCATGATGCAATTACGGCGCGATTTGTCACGGCAAAGTAGAGGAGCATGGGTTCTTTTGGCAACGGAGCGGCGAGGACGGTGGCATTCTGGAGTTCTGCTTTGAGGGTTTCCAAGGCTCTTTGTGCTTTGGTCGTCCACTCGAAGGAATCAGACTTCTTCAAGAGGAGATAGAGAGGCAGGGCCTTATCGTCGAGTCGGGTATGAAGCGAGTGAGTGCTGCGACCCGCCCGAGGAGGTTTTGCGCGCCGAGGAGGCATGTGGGCCTCTTTATGCACATGACGACTAAGATCTTCTCCTGGTTGGGCTCGATCCCGCCCTTGGAGACGACATAGCCGAGTAGCTGCCCTGATGGTACACCGAAGGTGCACTTCAAGGGATTGAGCTTGATCTGGTAGCGCCGAAGGTTGGCGAAGGTCTTGGTGAGGTCGGCGACTAGGTCATCCTACCGAGTCGACTTGACCACGAAATCGTCGATGTATACATGGACGTTGCGCCCAATTTGATTCTCAaggcagctgttcatgcaccgttGGTACGTGGCTCCGGCGTTCCTGAGGCCGAAAGTCATGGCGGTGTAGCAGTAGGCCCCGTGCGGCGTGATGAACGCCATCTTCTC contains the following coding sequences:
- the LOC124703766 gene encoding chalcone synthase 2-like, yielding MAAVSVEEVRKAQRVEGLATVMAIGTATPQNCVYQEGYAEYYFRVTKSDHVSHLKEKFKKMCDKSMIRKRYMTLTEEIFEEHPSIGTYMAPSLDVRQDITVAEIPKLGKAAALKALKEWGHPLSKITHLVFCSTSGVDLPGADYQLIKMLGLSLSVRRVMLYQQGCFAGGTVLRVAKDLAENNRGARVLVVCSEITAQTFHGPSDTEMDWLVGQAIFGDGAAAVIIGADPDHATERPLFELVSASQTILPDTEGYVGGHLREAGLTFHLHRGVPMAISKNIKLALENAFEPLGIDDWNSIFWVAHPGGPAILDMVEAEAKLDKKRMRATRHILSEYGNMSSACVLFILDEMRKKSAEDGQATTGEGLEWGVLFGFGPGITVETVVLRSVPIAAP